From the Carya illinoinensis cultivar Pawnee chromosome 4, C.illinoinensisPawnee_v1, whole genome shotgun sequence genome, one window contains:
- the LOC122306464 gene encoding receptor-like protein kinase 5 — protein sequence MLKNLKIVYLYKNKLFEEIPRVVEALNLDEIDLSENNFTRAIPDDFGKLKNLTSLTLFFNQLSGKIPDSIGRLPRLVNLKLFNNIFLGSLPPELGRYSMLERLWVSTNRLTGQLPEHLCDNGKLVEVITYENQLIGELPKSFGNYSSLELVKIYKNGFSGNIPSGLWTSSNLKMLMLSDNSFIGELSERLAWSLTRLEMNNNRFLGQIPQGVSFSKNLLVLMASNNLFNGTIPRDLSQLTILLLDRNQISGSLPSDINSWKSLNALNLSRNAIFGQIPEELGSLPSLIELDLSENQLSGLIPSKLGLLKLTSLNLSSNHLTGSIPSEFENDAYAYSFLNNSGLCADRPSQSLNLKNCSSHHQKLSKTYYQLIAFFFFF from the coding sequence ATGCTAAAGAATCTAAAGATTGTTTACctttacaaaaacaaattgTTTGAGGAGATTCCTCGGGTGGTTGAGGCTTTGAACCTTGATGAAATCGATCTTtcagaaaataattttacaaggGCAATTCCTGATGATTTTGGAAAGCTCAAAAATTTGACGAGTCTAACTTTGTTTTTCAATCAGCTATCTGGAAAAATCCCAGATAGCATTGGTCGTCTTCCGAGGTTGGTAAATCTCAAgttatttaacaatatttttttagggAGTTTGCCTCCAGAACTAGGGAGGTATTCTATGTTGGAAAGGCTTTGGGTTTCAACCAACAGGCTTACGGGCCAGTTGCCAGAACACTTGTGTGACAATGGAAAGTTGGTCGAAGTGATAACTTATGAAAACCAGCTCATTGGAGAGTTGCCCAAGTCATTTGGAAATTACAGTAGTTTGGAATTAGTAAAGATATACAAAAATGGGTTTTCTGGGAATATTCCAAGTGGTCTTTGGACATcatcaaatttgaaaatgttgatgtTAAgtgataattcttttataggCGAGCTTTCTGAGAGATTGGCATGGAGTCTTACTCGattggagatgaataataatAGGTTTTTGGGTCAAATTCCACAGGGAGTGTCTTTCTCCAAGAATTTGTTGGTTCTCATGGCTAGTAATAACCTCTTCAATGGCACAATTCCTCGAGATCTTTCTCAGTTGACAATTCTTTTGCTTGATCGAAACCAAATTTCAGGCTCCCTTCCATCAGATATTAATTCATGGAAATCACTAAATGCTCTAAACCTCAGCCGGAATGCAATCTTTGGACAGATTCCAGAGGAACTTGGTTCCTTACCTAGCCTTATTGAATTGGACTTGTCAGAAAACCAGTTGTCTGGCCTAATTCCTTCAAAACTTGGCCTCTTGAAGCTCACTTCACTCAATCTGTCTTCAAATCATCTAACTGGAAGCATCCCAAGTGAATTTGAGAATGATGCATATGCCTACAGCTTCTTGAACAATTCTGGTCTTTGTGCTGATAGACCATCTCAATCCCTTAACCTCAAGAACTGTAGTTCACACCACCAAAAGTTGAGCAAAACCTATTACCAAttaattgctttttttttttttttttga